The proteins below come from a single Kitasatospora sp. NBC_00315 genomic window:
- a CDS encoding type III effector protein, translating into MKERPNTTTADPAQSGEPASFLAAAAALDAIDTALRAAQKPTPPGPGPGRGDNPEHALAALLLLRELRTRLAAWESPLVENARAAGATWADLAHPMGVASRQAAENRYLRLRPGTDDAATGAQRVKDIRDRRAADRAITAWARDNATDLRILAAQITALTDLPTTARPHQTRIRTALGHHDAARLITPLTDIRPHLDPDRHADLTARLDTLTTRTEQLCHDSNHNRT; encoded by the coding sequence GTGAAGGAACGCCCGAACACCACCACCGCGGACCCCGCACAGTCCGGCGAACCCGCCTCGTTCCTCGCCGCCGCGGCCGCCCTCGACGCGATCGACACCGCCCTGCGCGCCGCCCAGAAGCCCACACCCCCAGGGCCCGGGCCCGGACGCGGCGACAACCCCGAACACGCCCTGGCCGCCCTCCTGCTCCTACGCGAACTGCGCACCCGACTCGCCGCCTGGGAAAGCCCCCTCGTCGAAAACGCCCGTGCCGCCGGCGCCACCTGGGCCGACCTCGCCCACCCCATGGGCGTCGCCAGCCGACAAGCAGCCGAGAACCGCTACCTGCGCCTGCGCCCCGGTACGGACGACGCCGCCACCGGCGCCCAACGCGTCAAGGACATCCGCGACCGCCGCGCCGCCGACCGGGCCATCACCGCCTGGGCCCGCGACAACGCCACCGACCTGCGCATCCTCGCCGCCCAGATCACCGCCCTCACCGACCTCCCCACCACCGCCCGCCCCCACCAGACCCGCATCCGCACCGCCCTCGGCCACCACGACGCCGCCCGACTCATCACCCCCCTCACCGACATCCGCCCCCACCTCGACCCCGACCGCCACGCCGACCTCACCGCCCGCCTCGACACCCTCACCACCCGCACCGAGCAGCTCTGCCATGACAGCAACCACAACCGCACCTGA
- a CDS encoding STAS domain-containing protein — MTAATQADPPTFSVRPRPGPGVPVLEAVGELDQDSGGVLDAVVAEVMAAARAAGELVLDLTGVRFCDSGGLNAVIRAHLRVQGAGAVLHVVHPTARVTALFQRTGVDQVLRVHPNAAALVEPAP; from the coding sequence ATGACCGCTGCCACGCAGGCCGACCCACCCACGTTCAGCGTCCGACCCCGCCCGGGTCCGGGCGTCCCGGTGCTGGAAGCGGTGGGTGAGTTGGACCAGGATTCGGGCGGGGTGCTGGACGCGGTGGTGGCCGAGGTGATGGCCGCGGCGAGGGCGGCCGGCGAGCTGGTGTTGGACCTGACCGGGGTGAGGTTCTGCGACTCCGGCGGTCTCAACGCCGTCATCCGTGCTCACTTGCGAGTCCAAGGGGCTGGGGCGGTGCTGCACGTCGTGCACCCGACCGCCCGGGTGACTGCCCTGTTCCAACGTACCGGGGTGGACCAGGTGCTGCGGGTGCATCCGAATGCGGCCGCGCTCGTCGAGCCGGCGCCCTGA
- a CDS encoding MerR family transcriptional regulator produces MGRAAEMTGTTAGFLRSLGEQGLITPLRSEGGHRRFSRYQLRIAMRARDLVDQGTAIDAACRIVILEDQLEEALRLNELLRRPEGGPTPAADT; encoded by the coding sequence ATGGGTCGCGCAGCGGAGATGACCGGCACCACCGCCGGCTTCCTGCGCTCCCTCGGCGAGCAGGGACTCATCACCCCCCTGCGCTCGGAGGGCGGCCACCGCCGCTTCTCCCGCTACCAGCTGCGGATCGCGATGCGAGCGCGCGACCTCGTCGACCAGGGCACCGCCATCGACGCCGCCTGCCGCATCGTCATCCTCGAAGACCAACTCGAGGAAGCCCTGCGCCTCAACGAACTACTACGCCGACCCGAAGGCGGACCCACGCCCGCCGCCGACACCTGA
- the ddaH gene encoding dimethylargininase → MGTQSTEARVRHYLMCPPTYFDVEYSINPWMDPGRRPDRSRAARQWQALQDALCALGHVVEVVDAAPGLPDMVFAANAAVVIEGRVLVATFRHSQRAGESPAFEKWFRSRGFEQVRCAENINEGEGDHLLAGGVLLAGNGPRTSASANAESHRYFGLPVVGLTLVDPRFYHLDTALAVLDDGDVMYWPGAFSETSRRELRRLFPDALLAAEDDAVAFGMNAISDGRHVVLPAAAHALAAKLSVRGYRPLPVDLCELGKAGGGPKCCVLELRRPPPQAAA, encoded by the coding sequence ATGGGCACGCAGTCCACCGAAGCCCGCGTCCGTCACTACCTCATGTGCCCTCCGACGTACTTCGACGTGGAGTACTCCATCAATCCCTGGATGGATCCTGGCCGCCGTCCCGACCGCAGCCGGGCCGCGCGCCAGTGGCAGGCACTGCAGGATGCGCTGTGCGCGCTCGGGCATGTGGTGGAGGTCGTGGACGCGGCGCCAGGACTGCCGGACATGGTGTTCGCCGCCAACGCCGCCGTTGTGATCGAGGGGCGGGTCCTCGTGGCGACCTTCCGTCACTCTCAGCGCGCCGGAGAATCGCCGGCTTTCGAGAAGTGGTTCCGGAGCCGGGGATTCGAGCAGGTGCGCTGCGCGGAGAACATCAACGAGGGTGAGGGCGACCACCTCCTGGCGGGAGGCGTCCTCCTCGCCGGAAACGGCCCACGCACCTCGGCGTCGGCCAACGCCGAGAGTCACCGGTACTTCGGCCTGCCGGTCGTGGGCCTCACCCTCGTCGACCCGCGCTTCTACCACCTGGACACCGCGCTCGCCGTCCTGGACGACGGCGACGTCATGTACTGGCCGGGGGCCTTCAGCGAGACCAGCCGCCGAGAGCTGCGGCGGCTCTTCCCCGACGCCCTGCTGGCGGCCGAGGACGACGCGGTCGCCTTCGGAATGAACGCCATCAGCGACGGCCGGCACGTCGTCCTGCCCGCCGCCGCGCATGCGCTCGCCGCCAAGCTCTCGGTACGGGGCTACCGCCCACTTCCGGTGGACCTCTGCGAACTGGGGAAGGCCGGCGGCGGCCCGAAGTGCTGCGTACTCGAGCTGCGCCGTCCACCCCCGCAAGCAGCCGCCTGA
- a CDS encoding iron-containing redox enzyme family protein: protein MGVSTAASQPHLPGARGPLSRAVIELVTSQAPPSTAPVPAGALDDGWDEDHQLALYLCYELHYRGFAGVDAAWEWDPGLLGLRGQLEQAFLRSLRAELGSVPPLADQLRELLVEPVDGDGPSYFLLRGGQRWQVREYLVHRSLYHLKEADPQAWVIPRLHGAAQAALVAIEYDEYGGGRPERVHSRLFAEMMTDFDLEPGYGHYLDAVPAPALAVVNLMSLFALHRAHRGALVGQFAAVEITSSPGSARLAAAFERLGAGPAGTGFYLEHVEADAVHEQLVRHGVIEALLKDEPELEEDIAFGLAASTLAEERLARHLLSCWEQQRSSLLAPLDDAPALLP from the coding sequence ATGGGTGTCAGCACCGCAGCCTCCCAGCCGCATCTGCCCGGCGCCCGGGGGCCGCTCTCCCGCGCCGTGATCGAGCTGGTCACCTCCCAGGCACCCCCGTCCACGGCGCCGGTGCCCGCCGGTGCCCTGGATGACGGGTGGGACGAGGACCACCAGCTGGCCCTCTACCTCTGCTACGAACTGCACTACCGCGGCTTCGCAGGAGTGGACGCCGCCTGGGAGTGGGATCCCGGACTCCTGGGCCTGCGCGGGCAGCTGGAACAGGCGTTCCTCCGATCGCTGCGCGCCGAGCTCGGGAGCGTTCCGCCGCTGGCTGACCAGCTGCGCGAGCTCCTGGTGGAGCCCGTGGACGGCGACGGCCCCTCGTACTTCCTCCTGCGCGGAGGCCAACGCTGGCAGGTCCGCGAATACCTGGTCCACCGGTCCCTGTACCACCTCAAGGAGGCCGACCCCCAGGCCTGGGTGATCCCCCGCCTGCACGGCGCGGCCCAGGCTGCGCTGGTGGCGATCGAGTACGACGAGTACGGCGGAGGGCGCCCCGAGCGCGTCCACTCGCGGCTCTTCGCCGAGATGATGACGGACTTCGACCTGGAGCCGGGGTACGGCCACTACCTGGACGCCGTGCCCGCGCCCGCGCTGGCGGTGGTGAACCTGATGTCACTGTTCGCCCTGCACCGCGCGCACCGCGGGGCGCTGGTGGGGCAGTTCGCGGCAGTGGAGATCACCTCGTCCCCGGGCTCGGCCCGGCTGGCGGCAGCGTTCGAGCGCCTGGGCGCGGGGCCGGCCGGAACGGGGTTCTACCTGGAGCACGTCGAGGCGGACGCCGTGCACGAGCAGCTGGTGCGGCACGGAGTCATCGAGGCGCTGCTGAAGGACGAGCCGGAGCTCGAGGAGGACATCGCCTTCGGACTGGCCGCCTCCACATTGGCCGAGGAGCGCCTCGCCCGGCACCTCCTCAGCTGCTGGGAACAGCAGCGCAGCTCCCTGCTCGCACCGCTGGACGACGCTCCGGCGCTGCTGCCCTGA
- a CDS encoding CDGSH iron-sulfur domain-containing protein, whose translation MPGDIGPALVEGPVEVVLPDGTAVTSDRPVVALCLCRRSHRYPFCDTSHRRRSLPPTDRRAGAGGE comes from the coding sequence ATGCCCGGCGACATCGGCCCCGCCCTGGTGGAGGGCCCCGTGGAGGTGGTGCTCCCGGACGGCACGGCCGTGACGAGCGATCGCCCCGTGGTGGCGCTGTGCCTGTGCCGGCGCAGCCACCGCTACCCCTTCTGCGACACCAGCCACCGCCGTCGCTCCCTCCCGCCGACCGACCGGCGCGCCGGAGCCGGCGGCGAGTAG
- a CDS encoding HemK2/MTQ2 family protein methyltransferase, which produces MRLMKPPGVYRAQEDTRLLVECLAHERLRPGDEVLDLGTGTGAVALVAAGTGARVTAVDISRRALATAWLNSALNRRRIHLLHGDLLEPVRRRRFDLVVSNPPYVPAAAPSLPTRGIARAWDAGHDGRALLDRICRQAPAVLTPGGTLLMVHSSLCGTEETLAELKQAGLDAEVIARRRIPFGPVMSGRATWLEEQGLVAPGEREEDLVVIRGVRPH; this is translated from the coding sequence ATGAGGCTGATGAAACCCCCCGGTGTCTACCGGGCGCAGGAAGACACCCGACTCCTGGTCGAATGCCTCGCCCACGAGCGTCTGCGGCCCGGGGACGAGGTGCTGGACCTCGGAACGGGAACCGGGGCGGTGGCACTGGTCGCGGCCGGCACCGGTGCCCGGGTGACCGCCGTCGACATCTCCCGTCGGGCACTGGCGACGGCATGGCTCAACAGCGCGCTGAACCGTCGCCGGATCCACCTGCTGCACGGCGACCTCCTGGAGCCGGTACGCCGCCGGCGCTTCGACCTGGTCGTCTCCAACCCGCCCTACGTTCCCGCGGCGGCACCGTCCCTGCCGACCCGAGGCATCGCCCGCGCATGGGACGCCGGGCACGACGGCCGCGCCCTGCTGGACCGCATCTGCCGCCAGGCACCCGCCGTCCTCACCCCGGGAGGAACGCTGCTGATGGTGCACTCCTCTCTCTGCGGAACCGAGGAAACCCTCGCGGAACTGAAGCAGGCCGGACTCGACGCCGAGGTGATCGCCCGCCGAAGGATCCCCTTCGGCCCGGTCATGAGCGGCCGGGCCACCTGGCTCGAAGAGCAGGGCCTGGTCGCCCCCGGCGAGCGCGAGGAGGACCTGGTGGTGATCCGCGGTGTCCGGCCCCACTGA
- a CDS encoding GlxA family transcriptional regulator — protein sequence MPHRVAVLALDGVLPLDLGIPARVFNEACEPDGTRLYSVSTCSLGGRPVRTHEDYRIVVDHDESLLETADTVVLATQEPGEHLLTTGALPAELAAALARIGPRARIVSLCTSAFLLAAAGLLDGGRATTHWALCDALARLFPDVEVDPDVLFVDNGRVLTSAGGAAGIDLCLHLVRLDHGAAVASAAARRCVVAPWREGGQAQFIEHPVPQDTDRSTSATRQWALARLAEPVTLEDMAQHAHMSVRTFTRRFRGEVGSSPLKWLAQRRLAHARLLLESTDLTVARVATACGFGDPVALRKHFHTYLGLSPLAYRRAHTAPEPMTAR from the coding sequence ATGCCACATCGTGTCGCCGTTCTCGCCCTCGACGGAGTCCTGCCGCTGGACCTGGGTATCCCGGCCCGGGTGTTCAACGAGGCCTGTGAACCGGACGGGACTCGTCTGTACTCCGTCAGCACCTGCTCCCTCGGCGGCCGGCCGGTACGCACGCACGAGGACTACCGGATCGTCGTCGACCACGACGAGTCGCTGCTGGAGACCGCGGACACCGTCGTGCTCGCCACGCAGGAGCCCGGCGAGCACCTGCTCACGACCGGCGCGCTGCCTGCTGAACTCGCCGCGGCGCTGGCCCGGATAGGGCCGCGGGCCCGCATCGTCAGCCTGTGCACCTCGGCCTTCCTGCTCGCGGCGGCCGGTCTGCTGGACGGTGGGCGGGCCACCACGCACTGGGCGCTGTGTGACGCGCTCGCGCGGTTGTTCCCCGACGTCGAGGTCGATCCGGACGTGCTGTTCGTCGACAACGGACGCGTCCTGACGTCCGCCGGCGGAGCGGCCGGCATCGACCTGTGCCTGCACCTGGTCCGTCTGGACCACGGGGCGGCGGTGGCCTCGGCCGCCGCGCGGCGCTGCGTGGTGGCGCCGTGGCGCGAGGGCGGGCAGGCGCAGTTCATCGAGCATCCGGTTCCGCAGGACACCGACCGTTCCACTTCGGCGACCCGGCAGTGGGCGCTCGCCCGGCTGGCCGAGCCGGTCACACTGGAGGACATGGCCCAGCACGCGCACATGAGCGTGCGCACGTTCACCCGGCGGTTCCGCGGCGAGGTGGGCAGCAGCCCGCTGAAATGGCTGGCGCAGCGGCGGCTGGCACACGCGCGCCTGCTGCTGGAGTCCACCGACCTGACCGTCGCACGGGTCGCCACCGCCTGCGGCTTCGGCGACCCCGTCGCCCTGCGCAAGCACTTCCACACGTACCTGGGCCTGTCACCGCTGGCCTACCGTCGCGCCCACACCGCACCGGAGCCGATGACGGCACGCTGA
- a CDS encoding NADP-dependent oxidoreductase translates to MSEDDMSEHTVSEHTMRAVTVREFGGPQVLTVEEVARPEPLPTEVLVRVHAAGVNPVDWKTREGQGMAGLQTFPLTLGWDVSGVVEEVGFGVTTLAPGDEVYGMPWFPRAANAYAEYVTAPARQWARKPATLDHVHAAAVPLAALTAWQALVDTAHVQAGRRVLITAAAGGVGHFAVQFARHLGAHVIATAGAARHPWLKELGADETVDYTTTRFEDAIEDVDVVVDLVGDAHDRTSTRSLRVLRPGGLLVAVPAGVSSELAAAAEAAGVRVTPFLVEPDGAALTTIAGLIDAGEVAVEVAQTFPLEQAGAAHTRGETGRTRGKLVLTVAD, encoded by the coding sequence ATGAGCGAGGACGACATGAGCGAGCACACCGTGAGCGAACACACCATGCGGGCTGTCACCGTCAGGGAGTTCGGCGGGCCGCAGGTGCTGACCGTCGAGGAGGTCGCACGCCCCGAGCCGTTGCCGACCGAGGTGCTGGTGCGGGTGCACGCGGCCGGCGTCAACCCGGTGGACTGGAAGACCCGCGAGGGACAGGGCATGGCGGGGCTGCAGACGTTCCCGCTGACCCTGGGCTGGGACGTCTCCGGCGTCGTCGAGGAGGTCGGCTTCGGCGTCACCACCCTCGCGCCCGGCGACGAGGTGTACGGCATGCCGTGGTTCCCGCGCGCCGCGAACGCCTACGCCGAGTACGTGACCGCCCCGGCCCGCCAGTGGGCCCGCAAGCCGGCCACCCTGGACCACGTGCACGCGGCGGCCGTGCCGCTGGCGGCGCTGACCGCCTGGCAGGCCCTGGTCGACACCGCCCACGTGCAGGCCGGCCGGCGCGTCCTCATCACGGCCGCCGCCGGCGGCGTGGGCCATTTCGCGGTCCAGTTCGCCCGGCACCTGGGCGCCCACGTGATCGCCACCGCCGGCGCCGCACGCCACCCGTGGCTCAAGGAGCTCGGCGCCGACGAGACCGTCGACTACACCACCACCCGCTTCGAGGACGCCATCGAGGACGTCGACGTCGTCGTCGACCTGGTGGGCGACGCCCATGACCGGACCAGCACCCGCTCGCTGAGGGTCCTGCGTCCGGGCGGTCTGCTGGTGGCCGTCCCGGCCGGTGTCTCCTCGGAACTGGCCGCGGCCGCCGAGGCGGCGGGAGTGCGGGTCACTCCGTTCCTGGTCGAGCCGGACGGCGCGGCGCTGACCACGATCGCGGGCCTGATCGACGCCGGCGAGGTCGCCGTCGAGGTGGCGCAGACGTTCCCGCTGGAGCAGGCCGGCGCGGCCCACACCCGGGGAGAGACCGGCCGCACCCGCGGCAAGCTGGTCCTCACCGTCGCCGACTGA
- a CDS encoding heme-binding protein, translated as MNTHTLRKSAPASSVTQAAAGALIAAVHTVAARIGFTAAVAVTDQAGHLKAFDRADEAPFLTAEVALDKAWTAASFRIPTHTWNDYLADPQVAPLAGHPRLTAVGGGYPILENGRCIGGLGISGGSYQQDRQAAEEALTALGFELSGH; from the coding sequence ATGAACACCCACACACTCCGCAAATCGGCCCCCGCCTCGTCGGTCACCCAGGCCGCCGCCGGCGCACTCATCGCGGCGGTCCACACCGTCGCCGCCCGGATCGGCTTCACGGCGGCCGTCGCCGTCACCGACCAGGCAGGACATCTGAAGGCGTTCGACCGGGCCGACGAGGCGCCCTTCCTCACCGCCGAGGTCGCCCTCGACAAGGCCTGGACAGCGGCCTCCTTCCGCATCCCCACCCATACGTGGAACGACTACCTCGCCGACCCCCAGGTCGCACCACTGGCCGGCCACCCTCGCCTGACGGCCGTCGGCGGCGGCTATCCGATCTTGGAGAACGGCCGGTGCATCGGGGGGCTGGGAATCTCCGGCGGCAGCTACCAGCAGGACCGACAGGCCGCCGAGGAGGCCCTGACCGCCCTCGGGTTCGAGCTGTCCGGCCATTGA
- a CDS encoding TetR/AcrR family transcriptional regulator — protein MTDQLPRTVRSDTRDNRARILAAARAVFGDEGLSAPMREVARHAGVGPATLYRHFPTKQALVVETFAEQRRSCQGAVRDALADSESDPWHGFRSLVERICELHAHSRGFADAFMTAFPEAMDFAADREQTLRAVGELARRAQKTGQLRSDFVVDDLVLMLMAHRGLQDTPRAARVTASRRFAAYVIEAFRTAPEAAAPTSLPPAPHLRLTRSPSTP, from the coding sequence ATGACCGACCAATTGCCTCGGACCGTGCGCTCCGACACCCGCGACAACCGGGCCCGCATCCTGGCCGCCGCTCGCGCGGTGTTCGGCGACGAGGGCCTGAGCGCACCCATGCGCGAGGTCGCCCGGCATGCGGGCGTCGGCCCCGCCACGCTGTACCGGCACTTCCCGACCAAGCAGGCACTGGTCGTGGAGACCTTCGCCGAGCAGCGTCGGAGCTGCCAGGGCGCCGTTCGCGACGCTCTTGCGGACTCGGAGTCGGACCCGTGGCACGGATTCCGGAGCCTGGTCGAGCGGATCTGCGAACTCCACGCGCACAGCCGCGGATTCGCCGACGCCTTCATGACGGCCTTCCCCGAGGCCATGGACTTCGCCGCCGACCGGGAGCAGACACTGCGCGCCGTCGGCGAGCTGGCCCGCCGTGCCCAGAAGACCGGCCAACTGCGCTCCGACTTCGTCGTCGACGACCTGGTCCTCATGCTCATGGCCCACCGGGGCCTCCAGGACACGCCGCGTGCGGCCCGGGTCACGGCCTCCCGCCGCTTCGCCGCCTATGTGATCGAGGCGTTCCGCACCGCACCGGAGGCGGCAGCGCCCACCTCGCTGCCGCCGGCGCCACACCTGCGGCTGACCCGCTCGCCCAGCACGCCGTAG
- a CDS encoding zinc-dependent alcohol dehydrogenase family protein, whose product MKAVVIRTFGDPEGLEVVDVPAPVPAPGQVRIATEAIGVGGVDAVIRRGTLAAYGFREGHLLGSEVAGRVAAVGAGVDASWIGRRVWAFTGLSGGYAEQAVAAVEHVLALPDDLTGADAVTLGGSGVVAHFALERARFTPGETVLVRGAAGSIGITAVQLAARGGASAVAVTTSSADRGARLRELGATHVLDRTGEGGPDAPVGFDVVIDVVGGPQLPLLLDRLNPNGRFVAVGVVGGQPPADFGMRLMDAFRKSLSFATFSSDTVPGPDRQTVRSAQFADAARGDLRTVVHEVLPLDQAALAHHRMDAGEVFGRVVLAP is encoded by the coding sequence ATGAAAGCAGTCGTGATCAGGACGTTCGGCGACCCCGAGGGCTTGGAGGTCGTCGATGTGCCCGCGCCCGTTCCCGCCCCGGGGCAGGTGCGGATCGCCACGGAGGCGATCGGGGTGGGCGGCGTGGACGCCGTGATCCGCCGGGGAACGCTCGCCGCCTACGGCTTCCGGGAGGGCCACCTCCTTGGCAGCGAGGTCGCGGGACGGGTCGCCGCGGTGGGAGCGGGCGTGGACGCCTCGTGGATCGGGCGGCGGGTGTGGGCGTTCACCGGCCTGTCCGGTGGGTACGCCGAGCAGGCCGTCGCCGCGGTTGAGCACGTCCTCGCACTGCCCGACGATCTGACCGGCGCCGACGCGGTGACCCTCGGCGGCTCCGGCGTGGTCGCCCACTTCGCCCTGGAACGGGCCCGCTTCACACCGGGAGAGACGGTGCTCGTCCGCGGTGCGGCGGGCAGCATCGGGATCACGGCGGTCCAGCTCGCCGCCAGGGGTGGCGCGAGCGCGGTGGCGGTCACCACCTCGTCGGCGGACCGTGGCGCCCGCCTGCGGGAGCTGGGCGCCACCCATGTCCTCGACCGCACCGGCGAGGGCGGCCCGGACGCACCGGTGGGCTTCGACGTGGTGATCGATGTCGTGGGAGGCCCCCAGCTCCCCCTTCTCCTGGACAGGCTGAACCCCAACGGGCGGTTCGTGGCTGTCGGTGTGGTGGGCGGGCAGCCGCCGGCGGACTTCGGCATGCGGCTGATGGACGCCTTCCGAAAGTCGTTGTCGTTCGCCACTTTCAGCTCTGACACCGTGCCCGGTCCGGACCGGCAGACCGTGCGGTCGGCCCAGTTCGCCGACGCTGCGCGCGGGGACCTGCGCACGGTCGTGCACGAGGTGTTGCCGCTGGACCAGGCGGCGCTGGCACACCACCGGATGGACGCGGGTGAGGTGTTCGGCAGAGTCGTGCTGGCGCCCTGA
- a CDS encoding S41 family peptidase, with amino-acid sequence MTSTTSQPAADAVAVVESIAALVCENYVFPEAARQLAALLRRRSAEGGYPAESAQELAEAVTADLRSVNGDLHLALKYHAVPVPREQGAAALAAMRREFDASLGGVPRVELLDRGVAVLELAPKMFPLDWAAQPLAAALSLVAPARALILDLRRNTGGDPDTVAFVCGYLLDGRTHLNTMLSRQGEVAEQSWTPPFVPGARFGGSKPLSVLTSANTFSAGEELAYDLQQLGRAEVVGEATRGGAHPREGWTVHPHLELSVPVARAVNPVSGTNWEGTGVRPDVLCDAEAALDRALSLAVARLT; translated from the coding sequence ATGACCTCCACCACATCGCAACCTGCGGCGGACGCCGTCGCCGTCGTCGAGTCGATCGCCGCCCTGGTCTGCGAGAACTACGTCTTCCCCGAAGCCGCCCGGCAACTGGCGGCCCTGCTGCGGCGCCGGAGCGCCGAGGGCGGCTACCCAGCCGAATCCGCCCAGGAATTGGCCGAAGCGGTCACCGCCGACCTGCGGTCCGTCAACGGCGACCTGCACCTGGCCCTCAAGTACCACGCCGTGCCGGTGCCGCGTGAGCAGGGCGCAGCCGCACTCGCCGCGATGCGGAGGGAATTCGACGCCTCCCTGGGCGGTGTGCCGCGCGTGGAACTCCTCGACCGCGGCGTCGCGGTCCTGGAGCTCGCACCCAAGATGTTCCCGCTGGACTGGGCGGCGCAGCCGCTGGCCGCGGCGCTCTCACTGGTGGCACCCGCCCGCGCCCTCATCCTGGACCTGCGCCGAAACACCGGTGGCGACCCGGACACGGTCGCCTTCGTCTGCGGCTACCTGCTCGACGGCCGCACGCACCTCAACACCATGCTCTCGCGCCAGGGGGAGGTGGCCGAGCAGTCCTGGACGCCCCCGTTCGTGCCGGGCGCCCGCTTCGGCGGCAGCAAGCCGCTCTCCGTGCTGACGAGCGCGAACACCTTCTCCGCGGGCGAGGAACTCGCCTACGACCTGCAGCAGCTCGGGCGCGCCGAGGTCGTCGGGGAGGCCACCCGGGGCGGCGCGCACCCGCGCGAGGGCTGGACGGTGCACCCGCACCTGGAGCTCAGCGTGCCCGTCGCCCGCGCGGTCAACCCGGTCTCGGGCACCAACTGGGAGGGCACCGGCGTCCGGCCCGATGTGCTGTGCGACGCCGAAGCGGCGCTCGACCGCGCGCTGTCCCTGGCCGTGGCGCGCCTGACCTGA
- a CDS encoding dihydrofolate reductase family protein produces MGLIHIELFTTLDHVGQAPGGPDEDPEGFPFGGWQAPLMDDVAGAQVDAAYEGTDALLLGRRTYDIFAAYWPQVEDNPFATLFNSIPKYVASRGTPDLPWAKSTQLGPDLPGAVREIRDRHQHVKVVGSLDLVQTLLREKLFDRLDLWVHPIVLGIGKKVFDEGAVPTNVTLLEPPVASPRGTVLLRYGLADGIPATGDMSAPRRDAGGEG; encoded by the coding sequence ATGGGCCTCATTCACATCGAGCTGTTCACCACCCTCGACCACGTCGGGCAGGCGCCCGGCGGTCCGGACGAAGACCCGGAGGGCTTCCCCTTCGGCGGCTGGCAGGCCCCCCTGATGGACGACGTAGCCGGGGCACAGGTCGACGCCGCGTACGAGGGCACGGACGCCCTCCTGCTCGGCCGACGCACGTACGACATCTTCGCCGCCTACTGGCCGCAGGTCGAGGACAACCCCTTCGCCACGCTCTTCAACAGCATCCCGAAGTACGTGGCCTCCCGCGGCACGCCCGACCTCCCGTGGGCGAAGTCCACGCAACTCGGACCGGACCTGCCCGGTGCGGTGCGCGAGATCCGCGACCGGCACCAGCACGTGAAGGTCGTCGGAAGCCTCGACCTGGTGCAGACCCTCCTACGCGAGAAGCTGTTCGACCGCCTGGACCTCTGGGTCCACCCGATCGTCCTCGGCATCGGGAAGAAGGTGTTCGACGAAGGCGCGGTCCCCACCAACGTCACGCTGCTCGAGCCGCCCGTCGCCAGTCCTCGCGGCACCGTCCTCCTGCGCTACGGGCTGGCCGACGGCATCCCCGCCACCGGCGACATGAGCGCGCCCCGCCGCGACGCCGGGGGCGAGGGCTGA
- a CDS encoding NAD-dependent epimerase/dehydratase family protein has translation MRVIVFGASGMVGHGALRACLLDDTVTEVLAVVRRPLPLTHAKLRQIVHTDFTDYSAVQDRFKDLDACLFCLGVSAVGRGEKEYTRITHDYTLAAARALHAASPSLTFVYVSGEGTDSTGRSRQMWARVKGRTENDLLAMPMTAYMFRPGFIQPADGAASRTSLYRALYGLTAGLYPLLRRAFPRHVTDTRSVGHAMLAATRQNGAGPTVLRNPDINRLAAG, from the coding sequence GTGCGCGTCATCGTCTTCGGAGCGTCCGGAATGGTCGGGCACGGCGCACTGCGCGCCTGCCTCCTCGACGACACCGTCACCGAGGTCCTCGCCGTGGTCCGCCGCCCGCTCCCGCTGACCCACGCCAAGCTGCGGCAGATCGTCCACACCGACTTCACCGACTACAGCGCCGTCCAGGACCGGTTCAAGGACCTGGACGCCTGCCTCTTCTGCCTCGGCGTCTCCGCCGTCGGACGCGGCGAGAAGGAGTACACCCGCATCACCCATGACTACACACTCGCCGCCGCCCGCGCCCTGCACGCCGCGAGCCCCTCACTGACGTTCGTCTACGTCTCCGGCGAAGGCACGGACAGCACCGGCAGGAGCCGCCAGATGTGGGCCCGCGTCAAAGGCCGCACCGAGAACGACCTGCTCGCCATGCCGATGACCGCGTACATGTTCCGCCCCGGCTTCATCCAGCCGGCCGACGGCGCCGCCTCCCGAACCTCCCTCTACCGCGCCCTGTACGGCCTCACCGCCGGCCTGTACCCCCTCCTGCGGCGCGCCTTCCCCCGACACGTGACCGACACCCGCAGCGTCGGACACGCCATGCTCGCCGCCACCCGACAGAACGGCGCCGGCCCCACGGTGCTGCGCAACCCCGACATCAACCGCCTCGCCGCCGGCTGA